The genomic interval CAGGCGGGCGAAGTAGGTGTTGCTCCGCAGATCGTTGATGATGACGCGGTCCAGGGAGATGGAGAAGGCCTCGAAGATGAGGCCGATCAGCTCGTGGGTGAGGGGGCGCTCGTTCTTCTCCCCGCGCAGGGACATGGCGATGGCCCGTCCGACGTAGGCGTCCACGGTGATGACAAAGACCTTTTCCGTGTTCCCCAGCAGGATGGCGACGCCCTGATTGTCCGTGGGGGTAATGCCCACGACCTGCACGGGTACGACGTCGGATTTCACCCTAAACACTTACCATGCGGGGGCGCGTTGACAAGTGGGCCCGCAGTCCCTTTATAAGTGCTTCACAGAAATGACAAATTCCGAAGCCCCCTGGGAGTTGGAGCAGGCGCTGCGCACGTATCAGATTGACCGCTGGGGAGGCGGCTATTTCCAAGTCAACGGGAAGGGCCACATCACGGTCCGTCCCGTGCAGGAGGAAGGGGCGGAGATCGACCTCATGGAGGTGATCGACGACGCGCGCGAGCGCAACCTCAAGTTCCCCATGCTCCTGCGCTTCCAGGACCTCCTGCGCCACCGCGTGCAGCGGCTTAACCGGGCCTTTGCCGAGGCCATCCAGGAGGCCGGCTACCAAAACGTCTACCGCGGCGTCTTCCCCATCAAAGTAAACCAGCTTCGCGAGGTGGTGGAGGAGATCATCGACGCCGGGACCGAGTTCCACTACGGGATCGAGGTGGGCAGCAAGCCGGAGCTCTTCGCCGGGCTGGCCCTCCACAAGGACCCGGAGAGCCTGATGATCTGCAACGGCTACAAGGACCAGGTCTTCATCGAGACCGCCCTCATGGGGCGCCGCCTGGGGAAGAAGATCATCCTGGTCGTGGAAAAGATCGAGGAGCTGCGCGCCATCCTGGACCACGCGGCCAGCGCCAACGTGGAGCCCCTCATCGGCATCCGCGTCCGCCTCAGCGCCAAGGGGCAGGGCCGCTGGGCTCTCTCCGGCGGGGAGGACGCCAAGTTCGGCCTCACCACGGCGGAGCTTTTGGAGGCCGCCGCCCTCATGAAGGAGCGCGGCATGGCCCATTGCTTCAAGCTGCTCCACTTCCACATCGGCTCCCAGATCCCGGACATCCTGACCGTGAAGCGCGCGGTGCGGGAGGGGGCCCGCGTTTACGCCAAGCTGCGGCAGGAGGGCTTCGACCTGGGTTACCTGGACGTCGGCGGCGGCATGGGCGTCGACTACGACGGAAGCCGCTCCGCCAGCGACGCCAGCATCAACTATACCCTGGCCGAATACGCGCGGGACATTGTCTACAACGTCGCCGACGTCTGCAACGAGGAGAAGGTCCCGCACCCCACCCTGGTCAGCGAGAGCGGCCGCGCCATCGTGGCCCACCACTCCGTCCTCATCGTCAACGTCTTCGGCGCGATCGAAAAGACGAAGCTCCTGGAGATCGGCGAGAAGGCGAGCCAGCCGGAAAAGCCCGCCCACAAGCTGGCCGCCAACCTCCTGGAAATCCGCGAAACTCTCAACCGCAAGAACCG from Verrucomicrobium sp. carries:
- a CDS encoding bifunctional nuclease family protein, with protein sequence MKSDVVPVQVVGITPTDNQGVAILLGNTEKVFVITVDAYVGRAIAMSLRGEKNERPLTHELIGLIFEAFSISLDRVIINDLRSNTYFARLILHAENEVHKKIIEIDARPSDCLALALASQRPILVSREVWDEVEDASELLEKMKQAQQEEEQDPPDEPSFGEDIK
- the speA gene encoding biosynthetic arginine decarboxylase — its product is MTNSEAPWELEQALRTYQIDRWGGGYFQVNGKGHITVRPVQEEGAEIDLMEVIDDARERNLKFPMLLRFQDLLRHRVQRLNRAFAEAIQEAGYQNVYRGVFPIKVNQLREVVEEIIDAGTEFHYGIEVGSKPELFAGLALHKDPESLMICNGYKDQVFIETALMGRRLGKKIILVVEKIEELRAILDHAASANVEPLIGIRVRLSAKGQGRWALSGGEDAKFGLTTAELLEAAALMKERGMAHCFKLLHFHIGSQIPDILTVKRAVREGARVYAKLRQEGFDLGYLDVGGGMGVDYDGSRSASDASINYTLAEYARDIVYNVADVCNEEKVPHPTLVSESGRAIVAHHSVLIVNVFGAIEKTKLLEIGEKASQPEKPAHKLAANLLEIRETLNRKNRREHFHDAVQIKEETQSRFDLGLIDLRTKAQVETLFWEIVERIVGFYGDSSKIPEDIRRLRDSLSDQFLCNFSVFQSLIDHWALGQPFPIAPVHRLNERPLHDATLVDITCDSDGKISQFISGEEAPRKTLPLHAPGGKPYYLGIFLMGAYQDIMGDLHNLFGNVNEAHVFLDPDEDDGFYIEETIPGGTIGQVLASVQYDTPSIARAMKAQIDAAIKADVLRPNEGMRLLENYEKGLEGTTYLQFTP